The following are from one region of the Bacillota bacterium genome:
- a CDS encoding phosphomannomutase/phosphoglucomutase: MINPEIFREYDIRGIASRDLIPEVAGRLGLAIGTYLQAAGEGRAIVGMDNRASSPDIKENVIAGILETGCNVVDIGLVVTPAFYYSIILYDIGGGAMITASHNPPEFNGMKVACGHSTIYGDEIQTLRRLAESGDFKRGHGNLSSDDPRDSYINMIIEKVKLGPRRLKVVVDCGNGTASLFAPKLIEGLGCDVIPLYCDSDPTFPNHFPDPVRPANLTDLIQAVREKEADLGVSFDGDGDRIGVVDEKGNIIWGDRLMILFWREILPKYPGTTAIVEVKCSQALVEEVERLGGKPMFYRTGHSLIKAKMKEIGAVFTGEMSGHMFFADEYFGFDDALYAAARLLRILSNTDKSLSDLLSDVPYYPSTPETRVKCPDNVKFRVVESVRDHFKARYPVVDVDGARVLFPDGWGLVRASNTGPELVMRCEAKNEAALERIKGEMAGEVERHPGVGDIEW; this comes from the coding sequence ATGATCAATCCTGAGATCTTTCGCGAATATGACATCAGGGGAATAGCGTCTCGAGACCTCATACCCGAGGTGGCCGGTCGCCTCGGTCTCGCCATCGGAACATATCTGCAGGCCGCAGGGGAAGGGCGCGCTATCGTCGGAATGGATAATAGGGCTTCATCGCCAGACATAAAGGAAAATGTAATTGCTGGCATACTGGAAACCGGGTGCAACGTGGTCGACATTGGTCTGGTTGTAACTCCCGCGTTTTACTATTCCATCATCCTCTATGATATCGGAGGCGGCGCGATGATCACCGCCAGCCACAATCCGCCCGAATTCAACGGAATGAAAGTTGCCTGCGGCCATTCTACTATATATGGAGATGAGATCCAGACCCTTCGTAGACTGGCGGAATCAGGAGATTTCAAACGGGGCCATGGCAACCTCTCATCTGATGACCCGCGGGATTCCTATATCAATATGATCATTGAAAAGGTCAAATTGGGGCCTCGCCGCTTGAAGGTGGTCGTAGACTGCGGCAATGGAACGGCCTCCCTTTTCGCGCCCAAGCTTATTGAAGGACTGGGATGCGATGTGATTCCGCTTTATTGCGATTCAGATCCGACCTTCCCAAATCATTTTCCTGACCCGGTAAGGCCAGCGAACCTCACTGATCTGATCCAGGCAGTGCGCGAAAAAGAAGCTGACCTTGGAGTCTCTTTTGACGGTGATGGTGATCGTATCGGCGTGGTCGACGAAAAAGGGAATATCATATGGGGAGACCGCCTGATGATTCTCTTTTGGAGGGAGATACTGCCCAAATATCCGGGCACAACCGCCATAGTAGAGGTGAAATGCTCGCAGGCGCTTGTCGAGGAAGTGGAACGACTCGGCGGGAAGCCGATGTTTTACCGGACCGGCCATTCATTGATAAAGGCCAAAATGAAAGAGATTGGCGCTGTATTTACTGGAGAAATGTCGGGCCATATGTTCTTCGCCGATGAATATTTCGGATTTGATGACGCGCTCTATGCCGCGGCAAGGCTGCTTAGAATACTGTCCAACACCGACAAGAGCCTTTCCGATCTTCTTTCTGATGTGCCATATTACCCATCCACGCCAGAGACCCGCGTCAAATGCCCGGATAATGTCAAATTCCGCGTTGTCGAATCTGTACGAGACCATTTCAAGGCACGCTATCCAGTCGTGGACGTGGATGGAGCGAGGGTTCTATTCCCTGATGGTTGGGGGCTCGTGCGAGCGTCAAACACCGGACCCGAGCTTGTCATGCGTTGCGAGGCCAAAAATGAAGCCGCGCTCGAGAGAATAAAAGGAGAAATGGCCGGGGAAGTGGAAAGACACCCCGGCGTTGGAGACATAGAATGGTGA
- the pstA gene encoding phosphate ABC transporter permease PstA, with translation MKQALMATRRRTQKVAFSLSWGATALTLAFFFIIVAFIARNGLPVMSIQFLTDMPRMGMTEGGIFPAILGTFYLMLGSIIFALPMGVLGAIYLAEYAKQGILMRIIRIGVNSLSGVPSIVFGLFGLSVFVKFMGFGVSILSGSLTLGILILPTIIRASEEALMAVPHSFREASLALGATRWQTVRKVVLPAAIPGILTGCILGVGRAAGETAPILFTAATFYTMRLPGSIFDEVLALPYHIYALMTEGTMIDKQMPIAYGSALVLLFLVLSFNLAAIIIRMNYARKKQW, from the coding sequence ATGAAACAGGCTTTGATGGCGACAAGACGGCGCACTCAGAAGGTGGCATTCTCGTTGAGTTGGGGAGCTACCGCGCTCACTCTGGCCTTTTTCTTCATCATCGTGGCTTTCATCGCTCGAAATGGACTTCCTGTGATGAGCATTCAGTTCCTGACTGATATGCCAAGGATGGGAATGACCGAGGGAGGGATCTTCCCGGCGATCCTGGGCACCTTTTATCTAATGCTCGGGTCCATAATCTTCGCCCTCCCCATGGGAGTCCTTGGAGCAATATATCTTGCGGAATACGCCAAGCAAGGCATATTAATGCGGATAATCCGTATAGGAGTGAACAGCCTCTCTGGCGTGCCCTCGATAGTGTTTGGCCTTTTCGGGCTTTCGGTGTTCGTGAAATTCATGGGCTTTGGCGTTTCCATCTTATCCGGCAGCCTTACACTTGGCATACTAATCCTTCCTACCATCATCAGGGCATCGGAAGAAGCGCTGATGGCGGTTCCCCATTCATTTAGAGAAGCATCCCTGGCCCTCGGGGCGACTCGCTGGCAGACAGTCCGCAAAGTTGTCCTGCCTGCCGCGATTCCGGGTATACTTACAGGTTGTATTCTGGGAGTGGGGCGCGCGGCCGGCGAGACCGCGCCAATCCTGTTCACTGCCGCGACTTTTTACACCATGAGATTGCCTGGTTCGATATTTGATGAGGTGCTGGCGCTGCCCTATCATATCTACGCTCTCATGACAGAAGGAACTATGATAGATAAGCAAATGCCCATAGCCTACGGGTCGGCTCTGGTATTGCTCTTCCTGGTGCTATCCTTCAATCTTGCGGCCATAATCATCAGGATGAATTATGCCCGCAAGAAACAATGGTAA
- the pstC gene encoding phosphate ABC transporter permease subunit PstC, giving the protein MSERLMGILLLASAFACIVFLVGIVIVLIIEGVPIFSKIGITKILFGTQWYPTHEPPDFGALPLILGSIWVTVGAMIVAVPLGVGAAIYVSQITSARARDLIKPIIELLAGIPSVVYGFFGMALVSPLVQRVFNLPTGLTAFTGAIVLAIMSLPTVVSISEDALTSIPNSYKEASYALGATKWETIIRVLVPAASSGIFTAIILGISRAIGETMTVLMVAGNSAIIPTSFLQPVRTMTATIAAEMGEAPVGGDHYHALFAIAIVLFVMTLIFNIVADFISEKYKERMGKE; this is encoded by the coding sequence ATGAGTGAACGCCTCATGGGAATCCTGCTTCTTGCTTCGGCTTTCGCCTGTATAGTATTTCTGGTGGGAATAGTCATAGTTCTTATTATAGAAGGTGTGCCCATCTTTTCAAAGATTGGTATAACAAAAATCCTTTTTGGCACACAATGGTACCCAACCCACGAGCCGCCGGATTTCGGGGCCCTTCCCCTTATTCTCGGTTCAATCTGGGTGACTGTCGGGGCTATGATTGTAGCAGTCCCGTTAGGAGTCGGCGCAGCAATATATGTATCTCAAATAACCAGCGCCAGGGCCCGTGATCTGATAAAACCCATCATCGAGCTTCTTGCTGGCATACCTTCAGTTGTATATGGCTTCTTCGGAATGGCTCTTGTCTCTCCGCTAGTCCAGAGGGTATTCAACCTGCCCACCGGGCTCACCGCTTTTACCGGCGCCATTGTTTTGGCCATCATGTCCCTCCCCACTGTAGTAAGTATCTCAGAGGATGCGCTGACATCGATTCCCAATTCGTATAAAGAGGCTTCATACGCGTTGGGCGCAACTAAATGGGAGACCATCATCAGAGTGCTGGTTCCGGCAGCCTCATCAGGAATTTTCACAGCCATCATTCTTGGAATAAGCAGGGCCATTGGAGAAACCATGACCGTTCTCATGGTCGCAGGAAATTCGGCCATAATCCCGACGAGCTTTCTCCAGCCGGTAAGGACAATGACGGCGACCATAGCCGCCGAGATGGGGGAAGCTCCTGTGGGAGGGGATCACTATCACGCCCTATTCGCCATAGCGATTGTGCTTTTTGTTATGACTTTGATTTTCAACATTGTCGCCGACTTTATATCCGAGAAGTATAAGGAAAGGATGGGGAAGGAATGA
- a CDS encoding phosphate ABC transporter substrate-binding protein, with protein MSYFKRFKRLLAATVAGVGALAIGVSSIALAQQQLTLTGSTTVLPIAQRAAEVFMQKNRDANISVRGGGSGNGIAALIDGTTDIANASRFIEMSEVQKAVSKGIYPVPHKIALDGIAIVVHPSNSIRRLTIEQIKDIYTGKINNWKEVGGPDRKIVVVSRDTSSGTYEVFGELVLKGAKVRADALMQASNGAVASTVAGTPGAIGYVGIGYLNNKLKDLEVSKDGHEWVKPSNATVISGDYPIARALFMFTNGWPTGLAAKFINFIQSPEGQKLVSEAGFVPLHE; from the coding sequence CGCCGGGGTTGGCGCTCTTGCCATCGGCGTGTCCTCAATCGCTCTGGCTCAGCAACAGTTAACGCTGACAGGTTCCACCACAGTCCTTCCCATAGCTCAGAGGGCAGCAGAGGTCTTCATGCAGAAGAATCGGGATGCTAACATCTCAGTGCGTGGTGGAGGTTCCGGTAATGGAATAGCTGCTCTTATAGACGGCACTACAGATATTGCGAATGCTTCCAGGTTCATCGAGATGTCAGAAGTTCAGAAGGCCGTGTCAAAAGGCATTTATCCTGTTCCGCATAAGATCGCGCTCGATGGAATCGCAATCGTTGTTCACCCCAGCAACAGTATACGCAGACTTACGATAGAACAGATCAAGGACATATATACAGGCAAGATCAACAACTGGAAAGAAGTTGGCGGTCCAGATCGTAAGATCGTTGTCGTGTCCAGGGATACCTCTTCCGGCACATATGAAGTGTTCGGGGAACTCGTTCTAAAGGGCGCCAAGGTGAGAGCTGATGCTTTGATGCAGGCTTCTAATGGCGCAGTTGCCAGCACGGTGGCCGGCACTCCAGGAGCCATCGGGTATGTGGGCATTGGTTATTTGAACAACAAACTTAAGGATCTTGAGGTATCAAAGGATGGACATGAGTGGGTCAAGCCAAGCAATGCCACCGTCATCAGCGGCGACTACCCAATCGCAAGGGCGCTCTTTATGTTCACAAATGGATGGCCCACCGGGCTTGCGGCTAAGTTCATAAACTTCATCCAGAGCCCTGAAGGGCAGAAGCTCGTGAGCGAGGCAGGTTTTGTGCCCCTTCATGAGTAG